Genomic DNA from Corynebacterium kroppenstedtii:
TAAGCATAGCGCCGTCGATCACGAGGACACGTGCGAAGAGCATGCGGGTTCCAGTCAGATGGAGTCGACGGACGTATGCCCACACTGCTCCAGTGATCATGAGGAGTCGACGACAAGAGAACCGCAGGCGGGTGGACACCACTCCGAGATGCCACATGGATCGGGTGAAACGATCTATGACGTCATCGATTTTCCGGGTGCGTATTCTCTTGACCCCATGAGCCCAGATGAAGCTTTAACACGTGAGCTTCTTTTGGAACGTGACGTGGAGGAGCGGCCAGACTTGGTCATCGTCGTCGCAGATACCGCGACGATTTCACGTGGCCTTTATCTTGCAGCTCAAGTAGCTGAGCACCCTTATCGTATGGTGGTAGTTCTCACCAAGGGCGATGTTGCACTGAACCAGGGATTTGAAATTGACCCAGATACGCTATCGCGGAAGCTTCAAGTTCCCGTCGTGGCGGTCGATCCGCGTAAACGTCGCGTAGGTGAGCTGGCGTCCGCAGTTGAAAAACAGTTACATATGCCCGCGGATACCGTCCGACCGATGTGTTGCCAGCACATTCCCGATGAATTAGAGGGTCCGGATCGAGAGCTGGCCGTCTCTGACGCACGTTTCAGTTGGATTGACAAAGCAGTCTCGAAGGCAACGATCCATAACGATCACACCCGCTCCGTCTCGGAAAAAATAGACCGGGTCGTTCTTAATCCCATCGCAGGGCCGCTTATTTTCCTCGCGGCGATGTGGTGCGTCTTCGAAATCACGACGACAGTAGCCGCGCCTCTCCAGGATTGGCTAGATAACCTGTTTAGCGGGCCTGTCAGTGATGGGGCGACATCCTTACTTCAGGCCTTAGGGCTTGACTATCCGTTTGTTCATGGGTTGATTGTCGACGGCCTTATCGGTGGCGTGGGAATGGTTCTGACCTTCGCACCGCTGATGGCTTTAATGTTCTTATGCCTGGCTGTGTTGGAGGAT
This window encodes:
- the feoB gene encoding ferrous iron transporter B, producing MAPKGSPVIALVGAPNAGKSTLFNALTGAKAKMGNWPGTTVAVSRGAWKVKKGKHSAVDHEDTCEEHAGSSQMESTDVCPHCSSDHEESTTREPQAGGHHSEMPHGSGETIYDVIDFPGAYSLDPMSPDEALTRELLLERDVEERPDLVIVVADTATISRGLYLAAQVAEHPYRMVVVLTKGDVALNQGFEIDPDTLSRKLQVPVVAVDPRKRRVGELASAVEKQLHMPADTVRPMCCQHIPDELEGPDRELAVSDARFSWIDKAVSKATIHNDHTRSVSEKIDRVVLNPIAGPLIFLAAMWCVFEITTTVAAPLQDWLDNLFSGPVSDGATSLLQALGLDYPFVHGLIVDGLIGGVGMVLTFAPLMALMFLCLAVLEDSGYMARAAVVADRLMRAIGLPGKAFIPLIVGFGCNVPAISATRVLGNARQRILTALLVPFTSCSARLTVYVMLAATFFPHNSGSVVFAMYVISIALVVLTGLLIKNTLWRRMGSEPLVIDLPVYQLPVPRLALSAMWMRLKGFLHTAGGIIVATVRGVAAAVNSRRWGPQLG